In Plasmodium brasilianum strain Bolivian I chromosome 1, whole genome shotgun sequence, a single genomic region encodes these proteins:
- a CDS encoding PIR protein — translation MDSMEEDDLNRILQGSQSSNIYNKLNRSVSGEQYNVYCKSLNGTKENIPNANYNLCKLIARNAEDLSKMYKTPSYTNQCFHNRYWVYYELWKVLKNISKEEELKSLTDNFLEARNSINRAYNAYNCLYAFENDILKGLKDMIEEKYLHDYFTNFDSIKTYDTCERVQLSKYTQYLNYIIKLYNKRTAQDSCCHGSFLIGCFDYFKCNDEFDPRKLLSSLNKNGINKCNNLEKAEASANLDSLSSFQNSRSHIFNSFYTVTCKGNDNLICKMSPSYESPKNFNSNTNHRLQSDFDSLVSRSRAVQSVEISGEKQYRSSDASGLSANSEQKGTLREAPNSLSLSENGKSKVQKICPSYQFGEGSPGSCEEPNVRERGTLGGRWEEYSPNKKVRFTRSINGFYYHTLVNKTDTITNNFFRVGVALALAIGIIFTIFLYYKFTPFGRRLRKKTSRNKRIDDDVDISYLRQFKIRAPKTVNRNRGSTRLHFAYYSR, via the exons atggatTCTATGGAGGAAGATGATTTG AATAGAATTTTACAAGGGTCACAAtcaagtaatatatataataaattgaaCAGAAGCGTCAGTGGAGAACAATACAATGTATACTGTAAATCATTAAATGGAACAAAAGAGAATATTCCTAATGCAAATTATAATCTTTGTAAATTGATTGCAAGAAATGCAGAAGATTTgtcaaaaatgtataaaacaCCAAGTTATACTAATCAATGTTTTCATAACAGATACTGGgtatattatgaattatgGAAAGTGTTAAAAAACATTtcaaaagaagaagaattaaaatcACTTACTGATAATTTCCTGGAAGCTCGTAATAGTATAAATAGGGCTTATAATGCATATAATTGTCTATATGCCTTtgaaaatgatattttaaaaggatTAAAAGATATGATAGAAGAGAAATATTTGCATGATTATTTCACAAACTTTGATAGTATTAAAACATATGACACTTGTGAACGTGTTCaattaagtaaatatacacaatatcttaattatattattaaattatacaatAAGCGTACAGCTCAGGATTCTTGTTGCCATGGTTCATTCTTGATAGGTTGCtttgattattttaaatgcaATGATGAATTTGATCCTCGTAAACTGTTGTcatcattaaataaaaatggaataaataaatgtaataatttagaaaaagcCGAGGCATCTGCAAATTTGGATAGTTTATCAAGTTTTCAAAATTCTAGATCAcacatttttaattcattttatactGTTACATGCAAAGGCAATGATAATCTTATTTGTAAAATGTCTCCATCTTATGAATCTcctaaaaattttaattctaaTACAAATCATAGGTTACAAAGTGATTTTGATAGTTTAGTGTCACGGTCTAGAGCAGTTCAATCTGTTGAAATCTCAGGAGAAAAGCAATATAGAAGCAGCGATGCATCGGGCTTATCTGCAAATTCTGAACAAAAGGGCACATTACGGGAAGCTCCAAATTCATTATCCTTATCAGAAAATGGGAAGAGTAAAGTACAAAAGATCTGTCCTAGTTACCAATTTGGAGAAGGTTCACCTGGATCATGTGAAGAACCAAATGTACGAGAAAGAGGAACTCTCGGAGGAAGATGGGAAGAATATTCTCCCAATAAAAAGGTTAGATTCACACGAAGCATCAATggtttttattatcatacatTAGTAAATAAAACTGATACAATTACCAACAATTTTTTCAGAGTTGGTGTTGCACTTGCTTTGGCCATTGGAATAATTTTCactattttcctttattataAA TTCACTCCCTTTGGACGACgtttaagaaaaaagacaTCCAGGAATAAACGAATTGACGATGATGTTGATATATCATACTTGCGGCAGTTTAAAATACGTGCACCAAAAACGGTAAATAGAAATAGGGGTAGTACAAGATTACATTTTGCTTATTATTCTAGGTGA